A window from Myripristis murdjan chromosome 11, fMyrMur1.1, whole genome shotgun sequence encodes these proteins:
- the c11h6orf47 gene encoding uncharacterized protein C6orf47 homolog — translation MRAVMSRVWGWVWPWSRSPVSENTTVVSAEGQKVSSQGYRGLTSWIWGARKIDQTSLVEEYWEAQEKLQPMEIEDLGPGKLETVEHAPRWWDKFHPSNYFLWPGKLQPSRVRRRKIAGWNQAAWDSDNDGEFSDYGTPPPSPTPPSSQLVSPLRLFVHSWKGEILPEHYEICFNFLRHLFDLFVVGFLWTVSPPTKLILEVLGVHGALKLWFHGMAMFFVSTVGMAGLLWLIQEYLPQFALIYGIVQALVISVSVRQSVILGEEEEKDDQDKEDEEVKDNGDHKEKLVSAKDKIMP, via the coding sequence ATGAGGGCTGTGATGAGTAGAGTATGGGGGTGGGTATGGCCATGGAGCAGATCTCCTGTGTCAGAGAACACCACAGTGGTGTCAGCAGAAGGCCAGAAGGTCAGCAGCCAAGGCTACAGGGGGTTGACTTCCTGGATCTGGGGAGCTCGCAAAATTGACCAAACCAGTCTGGTAGAAGAATATTGGGAGGCACAGGAGAAGCTCCAGCCCATGGAAATTGAAGATCTTGGTCCTGGGAAACTGGAGACAGTAGAACACGCTCCTCGGTGGTGGGATAAGTTTCATCCATCTAACTACTTCCTCTGGCCAGGAAAGCTTCAGCCAAGTAGGGTGAGACGAAGGAAAATAGCTGGTTGGAATCAAGCTGCTTGGGACTCGGATAATGACGGGGAGTTTTCTGACTATGGAACTCCTCCACCATCTCCTACACCTCCTTCCTCTCAGCTGGTGTCTCCTTTACGACTCTTTGTACACAGCTGGAAGGGGGAAATTTTACCGGAGCACTATGAGATCTGCTTCAATTTTCTGCGCCACTTGTTTGACCTGTTCGTGGTTGGCTTCTTGTGGACTGTGTCCCCTCCTACAAAGCTGATCCTGGAGGTTTTGGGGGTCCATGGAGCGCTGAAGCTGTGGTTTCATGGGATGGCCATGTTTTTTGTCTCCACAGTGGGAATGGCAGGATTGCTTTGGTTGATCCAAGAGTATCTTCCACAATTTGCCTTGATCTATGGAATCGTGCAAGCCTTGGTGATCTCTGTCAGTGTGCGACAGAGTGTGATCctaggagaggaggaggaaaaagatgaTCAAGACAAGGAAGATGAAGAAGTGAAAGATAACGGGGATCATAAAGAGAAGCTTGTGTCTGCAAAAGACAAGATTATGCCTTGA
- the ppp1r11 gene encoding E3 ubiquitin-protein ligase PPP1R11 — translation MAEVPGTSSETITETVQTSTPPPPQQEGRSLTIKLRKRKTEKKVEWSSDTVDNEHLGRRSSKCCCVYEKPRQFGESSSESEGDDDDEGCGSAHCILGHGRGGHGQRGGGGTTVPPNSGGSNTH, via the exons ATGGCGGAGGTTCCCGGGACTTCGAGTGAGACGATAACGGAGACCGTTCAGACgagcacgccgccgccgccccaaCAG GAGGGACGAAGCCTGACAATCAAGCTGAGGAAGAGAAAGACTGAGAAGAAAGTGGAGTGGTCCAGTGACACGGTTGACAACGAGCATCTGGGAAGGAGGTCTTCAAAAT GTTGCTGTGTTTATGAGAAGCCCCGACAGTTTGGAGAGTCTTCTTCCGAAAGCGAaggagatgatgatgacgaaGGCTGCGGAAGTGCACACTGCATCTTGGGCCATGGAAGAGGAGGGCATGGACAGAGGGGTGGCGGTGGGACAACAGTGCCCCCAAATTCTGGAGGATCAAACACCCACTAA